CGAGGCATGACGGCCTCCGCCCGCATCGCCACGTCGACCTTTTGGGAGTACGTGGCGTTCGTGCTCAACTCGTTCGTGTTTCTGTCGATCGGGTTGATGGTCAAACCGCCGACGCTGGTCGAGAACTGGAGAGTGATCATCGTCGCGTTCGTGATCGTGACCGTCTCGCGCGCGGTCATGACGTGGGGCGTCGCGGCCCTCCTGCCGAACAAACTCAGGCTGCCGCGTCGATGGACCACGATCCTCTCTTGGGGCGGCCTGCGCGGCGCGCTGTCGATGGTCCTCGCCATCAGCATTCCCGAAACGTTCCCACAACGCGACCTGTTGATCACGATGACGTTCGACGTCGTGATCCTCTCGATTCTCATTCAGGGGATCAGCATCGGGCCCACGCTGCGATGGCTCGGTTTGCGCAGCCAGACAGGGGACCATGCGGGCTACCTGGGCACGCAACTCGCGCTACTCAGTGCGCACTCGTCGCTCGACGACGTGGAGCGGACCGGCGCGATGGTCGCCACCAACGAAACGATGCGCCGCGCGCTCGCCGACGAATACGACGAGCGCCTCGACCGGGCCGAGCGCGCTCTGATCTGGCTCGGCACGCAGCTCGGCGGAGGCGAAGCGGCGACTCGCGCCGCGCGACGCCTGATCGGCACCACGGAGCGCGAGCGCGTCAACGAGGCGTTCGAGGCCGGCGCGATCGACGAGGTGCAGAGGGATCGCTGGCTGGCCGAGTTGAAGTCGCGGTGGTGGGGCGGGGGCGCGGGGAGCGGGGGGGGAACGGACGGTGACCGCGACGGCGAGCGCTGAGCCTTTCACAACTCGATTCGCGTACCCAACTCCACTACTCGATTGGAAGGAAGACCGAAGTAAAGCGTCGCGCTACGCTCGTTGCGCTTCAGCCAACGAAAGAACATCACGCGCCAGCGCGCCATCAGTCCTGCTTCCGTTTGCGACGGCGGAATGACGGTGACCTTTCCGAGATAGTAGGTCGTCCGCGGGGGATCGTCCGGAATGAACGGCGCACCGTTGTCCGCCGACATTGACGCGGCGCGCCGAATGATACTCGGCACGTCCGGCTCTTCCATGAAGCCATAGTGCGCGTAAACCGTGTTGAACCCGAGCGACAGCTCCGATAGCTGAAGCCGGTCGACGCTGCGCACTCGCGGTACGTCTTCGGTGGACACCTTCAACAAGACGACGGTTTCGTGCAGGACCTGATTGTGCTGTAAGTGGTGCAACAGCACGAGAGGCACGACGTCGATGTCGGTCGCGAGAAATACGGCGACGCCGGGTACCCGGACCGGTGGGTCGCGGGACAAGCTCGTGAGAAAATCGTGGACCGGCATGCCCGTGTCATGGGTCGCGTTCATCAAGATCCGGCGGCCGACGTACCACGTCCACATCGTCGCGAACACGATGGCGCCAATGACGACCGGCAGCCAACCACCATCGAGGAACTTGAATGCGTTCGCCACGACGAACGCGAGATCGGCGATCAGAAATCCGCCGGCCACCGCCGCCACGCGCCAGCGCGGCCAGTGGAATCTCGAGCGGGCCACGATCCCGAACAGCACCGTGGTGATCGCCATCGTCGTCGAAACCGCGAGTCCGAACGCGGCCGCAAGCCGGTCGGATGATCGGAAGGCGAGAACGACCGCCACCGTCGCGCCGAGGAGCGCCCAATTCAGGCTCGGCAAGTAGATCTGACCAATGACCGATCCGGACGTGTGCACGACGTTCACGCGCGGCGCGAAGCCGAGCTGGGCCGCCTGGCGCGTGAGTGAAAACACCGCGGCGATCAGCGCCTGCGAGGCGATGATCGTCGAAGCGGTTGCGAGCACGACCATCGGGTAGAGTGCCCAGTCCGGGACCATCGAGTAAAAAGGACGAGACGCCGCTTCCGGATGCTGAAGCAGGTTCGCCGCCTGGCCCAGATAGCTCAACGTCAGCGCCGGGAGCGCGAGCGCGTACCACGCGAACCGAATCGGCCGCGGGCCGAAGTGTCCCATGTCGGCGTACAACGCCTCTCCGCCGGTGAGACAGAGCACGACCGCGCCGAGGGCGAGAAAACCGTTCGGTCCCGCGTGCGAGAAGAATCGCACCGCGTACCACGGATTGATCGCCGCGAGGGCGGCGGGGTTCTGCGCGAGCGAGTTGACGCCGAGGACAGCGATGACGACGAACCACGTGCCGAGGATCGGACCGAAGATCCTTCCCACCCGGCCCGATCCGCGCCGCTGCAGCGAGAAGAGCCCGATGAGAATGACGATCGTGAGCGGGACCACGAACGGCCGGAGAGCCGGCGCCGCGATCTGAAGTCCTTCTACCGCGCTGAGCACCGAGACCGCGGGCGTGAGGATACCGTCGCCGTAAAGCATCGCAGTACCGAACAACCCGAGCGCGATCACCATCGTCGCGCGGTGAACGTGCTTTCGGTCGCCGAGGAACAGAGCGAGCAGCGCGAGAATGCCGCCCTCGCCTCGATTCCCGGCACGCATGAGCACGGCGACGTACTTGAGGCTCACCATCAACACGAGCGCCCACAAGAACAGCGACGCTACGCCGAGAACGTTCTCGGGAGTGGGCGCGACGCCGCGCGTGCCGTGAAACGCCTCCTGCATCGCGTAAAGCGGACTCGTGCCGAGGTCACCAAAGACGACGCCGAGTGCCGTGAGTGAGGCAATAGCGAGCGCGGGCGTGGCCACCGGACGCTCGCGCATCCGCGTGTCAGAGAGCAAGCTCGGCCCGGCTACCGAGTGCGCCACTGCCGCCTCGTGGAAAACGTTGGGAACCTGCCGCTACATCTTCACCAACAGTGCCAGGTTGAGGCGTGTCTCGGTCCTACGCAGGTCGGGAAAGAAGCCGGGCACGAACGACCCCGGCTGTCCCTGATTGCCGCCGACGGGAGTCACACCGCCGGGTCCGGCGAAGTACGGCACGTTCGACTCGCGGTGATCGATCTCGAGCCGGAATGTGGTGAACTGATCCGGCATGCAGTCGAACGTGACCTCCGATGCGTCGTAACCCCGCGACGAGCGTGAGCATCGCGAGGGTGGAGGGAGATTTCATTTTCTTGACGCTATCGGGCGCGTCGCACGGAGCGCACAAAAGGGGACGCGCGCGGCCATAAAGAAAACGCAAAGCGCGGGCTGCGTTTACGTAGTCTTCACGGCGACGGGGTATGGCTTTGTGCGGTGTTTACGAACGAATTCGTACGTTCGAGACGTCCCTACTCATCGCAGCATGATCGCGTTTCCTGACTCCGCGTCGTCATTGCCCGGCTCGCTCACCGACTCTCGATCGTCGGACGCGGGCCTCGAGGCTGTGCGTTCGTTCGCGGAACGATTGGCCGAGCTGTCCCCCTCGGACTGGGTCGAAGTCGGCAACTCGCTTCTGCGGGATGCGTCTGCGCATGCAACGCGCGCTACGGCGTCGGCGCTGCTCGTCTCGACGATCAATGGGCGCGGGCTGGACGTCGCCGCGTGGTACGCGTGCGACGCGATCGAGACCTCGGCGTTCTATGTGAGCAGGCCGAGTTGCTCGACGCCGAGCGATCGCCGGGCCTTCGCCGCCGCGCACGCGGCGGCCGAGGACGCGGCCCTCGCGCTCCTCGCTCGTGAATTCCTACCGGCGAGCGATTACGAGGCGCTGTGCGACCCGTTCATAACACAAGCGCCGCGCAACCGAGCCGATATACGGCTCGACTGCGCGGCGCCTGTTCGCTCCCGCTAGGGAGCGGTCGGCCGGGTTAGCGACCCAGCTTTGTCACGTTCTCCGCGGCCGGGCCTTTCTGGCCCTGCACGACGTCGAACTCCACCCGCTCGCCTTCGGAAAGCGTCTTGAAGCCGCTGCCCTGAATGGCCGAGTGATGGACGAAGCAGTCCTTCTGGCCGCCCTCGGGGGTGATAAAGCCGAAGCCCTTGGCGTCGTTGAACCACTTCACGGTGCCGGTCGTACGCATGTCCTACTCCTTGGTGTTGATTTGCTGTGTTGGGAGTGCGGACTTAGCCGTACCAGCCGACACAACGTGCTTCGTGATCAAGCCCTCACGACGGGCGTTTCCGCGGAATGCGGATCCTCGCGACTTGAACGAAAAAAAGGCCTGCTTGCAATTCGGCAGGCCCCAGAAAACGCTCGGAACATGTCCACGCGTCACAGCGCGTGTCTCGCTTGGCGAACGGAAGATAGCGACGAAATCGACCACGCGCAAGGATTTTCAGTGCCTCGGCTCAGGGGATCGGGGCGGGACGATACCCGTATCCCCGCGCCATCGACACGGCGGCGACGACCATCGCCAAGAGCAAGGCGGCCTGGATGTAGCTGATGATGCTGATGCGCCGGGCGACCGTTTCGTCGACTCGTCGCGGGTGTAGTAGCTCGTCGCCTTTTCGGTACCGGCGAACAGACGCCAAAGTCCCGTGACGAGCCAGAGCAACGCCGCGATGCCCCACCAGGAATCCGCGGCGAAAGCGCGGCGCATGCCGCTCATCTCGAGCGGGCGTTGCGCCAACTCTCGCGCGCGTCCCCAGATGCCACCGAGTCCGATGCCGAGGGCGAGGAGATGCAGCGCGGCGAGTGTCAGACGGAGCATGGCAGGCCACAGGAGGGCGGCGTATCTTCAACCTACGCGGGCGTAATTCAGTTGGTAGAATGCCAGCTTCCCAAGCTGGACGTCGCCGGTTCGAGTCCGGTCGCCCGCTCTTTCACTCACCACATAGCGGTTCAATCGACGGTCTGGCGATCTCGGCAGGCCGTTTTGCGCGTCGCCAACGGTCCCCACAACGGTCCCCAGCTTGGGGACCGTGGTGACAGGCCGACCACGGCCCGCGACTCCAAGTGTGTTCGAATACACCACTTAGAGATTAATCAAACGTGGGATGCGACGTACGCGCCGCTGGCAACGACCAACTGCGCCGGCGGGACGTCGGGGGCCGCGGCGGGTCAGGCGTACCTCGCTCCGATTCGCTCGAGCGCCAGATGAACACGGCGACTGCAATGTCGCTTGACAATTATGGCGCATGATAACATAGTCTATCTATGTTATGACCCGCGCTCGCCATGAAATCCCTCCGGGAACGCTCGACATGCTGATTCTCAGCACGCTCGCACGCAGCGATGCCCTCCACGGATTCGAGATCGCTGAGGCCATTCAGCTGGCCTCTTCGGACGTGCTGCATGTCGAAGAAGGTTCGCTGTATCCGGCGCTTCAGCGAATGCTCATCAAAGGTTGGATTAGCGGGACGTGGGGCCGCACGGCGGAAAATCGTCGCGCGCGCTACTACCGGCTCACGCCCGCCGGGCAGCGGCAGTTCAATCGCGAGGTCGCGGACTATACGACTGTCTCCGCGGCCATCGTCCGCATCCTCCGCCCCGCTTGACCGATGCCATTCCCTGGTGACTTCTGGCGGCGACTCGTGTTTCTCGTGCGCCGCGACAGAATGGCGGCAGACCTCGAAGACGAGATGCGGTTGCACGTCGCGCTCCGCGCCGAGTCGCTCCAACGCGCCGGCGTGCCCGAAGGCGAAGCGCGAGTGGCGGCGCGCCGCAGGTTCGGCAACCGGACCACCATCCAGCAAGAGAGTCACGATATGTGGGGAATGATCGGCATAGAGCAGCTCGCGCAGGACGTTCGGTTCGCGATGAGGGGGCTTACGCGGCGGCCGGCGTTCACGGCCGTCGCCGTACTCTCACTTGCCATCGGTATCGGCGCGACAACGGCCCTCTTCAGCGCTACGAACGCGCTCCTGTTTCGCCCGTTGCCGTACGCGACGCCCGACGAGTTGATGAAAGTCACATTGGTGAAACCGCCGCGAGGCGACCGGCCCGCTGACGACCAGTCGGTCTGGTCGTATCCCAAGTTCCTCACATTCCGGGCCGCACAGCGGGTGTTCTCCGAGCTCGCGCTCTACGGGCCGGACCGGTTCCGGGTGACGAGCGGAGAGGTGGAGAGCATCGGCGCGGAGTCCGTCAGCGCCACGTACCTTCGCACGTTGGGGATTGCGCCCGCGTTGGGCAATGACTTCGATCGCGAGCTCGACACGCAGTTTGGCGTGCCTGGAGTGACGGTTCTTTCATATGACTATTGGGTGCGTCGCTTCAACCGAGACGCCCTGGTCATTGGGAAGACGATCGACCTGAACCGAGATCCGTTCGTGATCATCGGCGTCACACCACCCGGTTTCCGCGGCCTGACGGGGCAAGCCGACATCTTCGTTCCCATCACGGTCCAGCCGGCCACGAGACTCACCGCGCAATCGCACAGCTTCTGGCTTGTCGCGCGCCGAGCAGCGGGCGTCGTAACGCCGCTAGCCACCGCGGAGGTCAAGCGGCTTGGCGTCGTCGTGAACGACGCGCATCCCAACGATTGGGACAAGGTGAAGTGGGGCGCGGCCTCGGAGCCGCTCGACAACGCGCGTGTTGCTCCGCTCGTCAAACGTTCCGTGCTGGTTCTCTTCGCCGCCGTCGCGCTCGTGTTGTTGATCACCTGCGCCAATGTCGCCAACCTGCTCCTGGGCCGTGCTCGAGCAAGGCAGCGCGAAATGGCGATCCGCTTCGCGATTGGCGCGAATCGCACGCGAGTTGCGCGCCTTCTGCTCACGGAGGGATTGCTCCTCGCACTCCTTGGCGGCGCGGGCGGCGTGCTGGTTGCGTGGTTCGGCGTGCGCGCACTCGCCTCCGTGAACCCCGCGACGACTCTCCGTGTTGGCCAGTCCGGCGCCGTAGGTGCGATCGCAATGTCCTCAATCTCGTTGGATTGGGTTGCGCTGGGTTTCGCCTTTGGCGTGGCGCTCGTCATTGGTGCCGCCTTCGGGCTTGCTCCTGCGATCGGCGTCACGCATTCGTCTCTCGCGGGTGCACTGAAGACTGGTAGCTCCGAGGCGAAACGCGGCGCCGGTCGCACGCTTGCCGGCCGGCGCGTATTGGTGATCGCTGAAGTCGCGCTCGCCCTCGTCCTTCTCGCCGGTTCGGGCCTGATGATCCGAAGCCTCGGCAAGTTGCTGGCGGTGGACACGGGATTCGACGGGCGCGACGTGCTCACCGTTCGCCTCAGCGTCGCCGGCGATACGGTCAAACGCGAATCGGTGCCTCCGCTCTTCACGGACGTTCTCGAGCGCATCGCGGCCCTGCCAGGAGTTGCCGACGCGTCGCTCAACAACTGCCCGCCGCTCGGCGGAGCGTGCAACTCGACCAACATCCGCTTCCTCAACCGCAGCGAGGTCGATGTCGCAAACAGCCGGAGCGTGAGCGTAGACTGGGCATCGCCCACATGGTTCGCGACGATGCACATTCCGCTCAAGCGCGGCCGCATCTTCAGTGCGGCGGACCGCGCAGGCACGCAGCAGGTGGTAGTCGTGAACGAAGCGGCCGTTCGAAAATTCTGGCCGAACGAGGATCCGGTCGGGAAGCACATCGAGCTTGGGATGGGCGGCCTGAAGGACGCGGAGGTGATCGGTATCGTCGGCGACGTGCGGCGACGTGCTGACTCGGCGGCCACCGCAGGTGTCTACGCATCAGTCTACCAGTCGCCGTTCACCGACATGACGGTCTTTGTCCGCGCGACAGTTGATCCGGCGTCGCTCGGTGGGGCTGTGCGTCGCGCGATCCATGCTGTCGCGCCGTCGTCGGTCGTGTCAGATATGCGGCCGATGCGCGACCGCGCGGCTGACGCGACGGCGCGGGCGCGGTTCAGTGCCGTGCTCTTGACCCTGTTCGCGTTCGCGGCGCTGCTGCTCGCTGCCATCGGCGTCTACGGCGTCATGTCGTTGGCCGTCGCGACGCGCACCCGTGAGATTGGAATCCGCATTGCGCTTGGGGCGAGTGGCGCGCACGTGCAACGACTCATCGTCGGCGAAGGGGCGGCGCTCGTAGCAATTGGCGGTGCCGTCGGCATCGCGGGTGCCCTCGCGACGACACGCGTGCTACGGGCGTTGCTGTTCGATCTCTCGCCCTTCGATCCCGGCACGTATGCAGGAGTCGTCGCGGTAGTTGCGGGTGCTGCACTCGTCGCGATCTGGATTCCTGCGCGACGTGCTTCGCGCGTGGATCCGCTAGCCGCGACTCGCGCCGATTGAACTGAACTATCTCCCGATGCTCCTCCTCGTTCGAGTCGACGATCGACTGTCTGTGCGACAAGCGTATCCGCGAATTCGGACCAAAGGCTCCGGTTTTGTGATGATCGAACCAGACCTCGATGATTCGCTGAGCGAAGCTCGACGTGCCGCGGCTGGGGGATCTCACACGGGGACCGTTGGGGACCGTTGAGGCACGAATCTGCGCTAAGTCGTTAGCAGATGACCAGCGGCATTTCGTCGACGCCGATGTCTTCGATGATCTCGAATGCCGTCGTGCGGCCGAGCTGCACATTCAGTAACACGATGTCCGGTTTGCGCTCGAGAATCATCGCAACCGCCTCGTCGCGGCGGCCGCACTCGCCGACACACGCAATGTTCGGCAAGCCGTCTAGTGCGCGCCGGAGCACCTGCCGTGCCAACGGCTCATCGTCCACAACGAGCACATTCATCGCGACCCGACCCAGGGCAACCGAATCACAACGTTGGTGCCTCGCAGCCGGGAGCCGTCGCGCTGCCGCGACAGCTCGACCGTGGCTCGTGAGCCGTGGAGATGGTGGGCTTTTGCGTTTTAATGAGACTCGATATGAGAAAAGTATGAGAGCGGTATATGACCGACGCCGCGAGAGTTCAGCGAGACGCGCACCGGTCACGAGCTCGAGACGCTCAGCCCTGATGTCTTGTGGCTCGCAGCCGCCATCTAGCGAGCAACGGTACCCATGAAAACCGGGTGATTGAATCTTGCAGGGGAATTCGAGAGACGGCGACGCACCACGCACAAGGAAGCAGACGATGAAGGCGATAGTGGTGACGGATCAGGCCGCGGGAACGGCCGGAATGAGGCTGGTCGAGCGGCCGGAGCCGCAGGCAGCGATAAACGACGTCGTCGTTCAGGTGCACGCGTCGGGGTTCGTCGGGACTGAGTTGGCGTGGCCCTCGACCTGGACCGATCGCCTCCACCGTGACCGAGCACCCTCGATTCCCGGGCACGAGCTGGCCGGAGTGATCACTGCCCTCGGCTATGGCACGACCGGACTGTCGATCGGACAGCGGGTGTTTGGCCTCGCGGACTGGTATCGCGACGGCACCCTGGCCGAGTACGCAGCCGTCGAGGCGCGCAACCTCGCGCCGCTGCCCGGCGACGTTGACTTCACGGTGGGCGCGAGCCTGCCGATCTCGGGCCTAACTGCATGGCAGGGACTGTTCGAGCACGGCCGCCTTCGGGCAGGGCAGAGCGTCGTGGCGCATGGCGCGGCGGGCGCAGTCGGCTCGATGGTGACGCAGCTCGCGCAATTGGCGGGCGCATACGTCATCGGCACCGGACGCGCCGCCGACCGTCAGAAGGCGCTCGACTTTGGCGCCCAGGTGTTCGTCGACCTCGAGAACGACGCACTGGAAGACGTCGGCGCCGTCGACCTGGTATTCGATCTCATCGGCGGCGACATCGGGAAGCGGTCCGCGCGCCTCGTTCGAGCCGGAGGAACGCTGGTGTCCATCGTCGGTCCGAGCGAGGCACGCCCCGCCGAGGGGCTGGCGGTCGACTTCGTTGTCGAGTCCGATCGTGCCCAACTGAGCGAGATCGTTCAGCGCGTGCGGGACGGACGACTGCGGACGAACATCGGCACCGTCTCGACTCTCGACGATGCGGTCGCCGCCTTCAACGCGACCGAACGACGCCCTGGGAAGACGATCATTCGCGTTCGCCCGTGAGGATCGGGGACGGCGATCGGTTCCACGCTACTGGCCGGGCGGTTTGCGGTCGGACCACACGATCGCCAACACCATCCACACGCCGATGATTCCCGCGAGAAGAAATCCCGCGGTGCCGAGGATGCGGCGGTTTGGCAGAACCATCGCGCTGGCGACGAGCACGCCCGCCAGCACGAGCCCCGAGAACACGCGGTTCGCGACCTTCTGCATTGCTTCGATCAGCGACGTGAGCTGCGGTACCTCGACGGTGGTCTGAAACTCGTTCGACGCCAGGCGGCTGGTGATCAGATCGATGCGATGCGGGAGCGCCATCGCCAATTCCGATCCCTGAATCGCCAGCTCGGCCAGCCGCCGCGGACTGATGTCGCGCCGTGCGCGCTCAGCCGCGAGTTGCTTTCCGTAATCGCGAATTGTCTGGATCGGCGAAAACGTCGGGTCGATGGCACGCGTCACGGCGTCGAGGTTGACCATCGCCTTGGCGAGCAGCGTCAACTCACTCGGCAGCCGCAACCCCTCTCGGAACGAAATGTTGATTAGGTCGTAGAGCAGGGACCCGGTATCGATGGCCCCGATCGTGGAATCGAAATCCCGTGTGATCAGCGACGCGATCTGATTCACGAATCGGGTCCGGTCGAAGCTCGGCAGCTCGTCGCCAATCTCGGTCAGCGCGTCCGCCGCGTCTTCGCCGCGATTCTCCGTCATGTCCATGAGCAGCCGCACGACTTGCTCGCGCATTCCGGTCGAGAGACGTGCGGTCATCCCGAAGTCGATCAGAGCCAGCCTCACATCCAAGTCGCGCGGTGTCGGCGCCGCATCGTCCTGTGCTTGCCGCTCGATTCGCGACAGCGGCGTAACGGGCTGGCGCTTCTCTCGGCGTCGATCCGTGGCGCGAATCTCCGACGGCGTCGCGGGATTGTCCGACTCCGGCAAGAGGACGAAGACGTTTCCAGGATGCGGGTCGGCGTGAAAGTGCCCGTCGAGGGTGATCTGTTTCAGATACGCGCGCGTGAGATCCGCCGCGACGGGAGCGAAGTCGTGCTCGAGCCGCACGAGCGGCGAGATGTCGCTCACCTTCGTCCCCCGCACACGTTCCGTAGTGAGGACGCATGACGTCGAATAGGCTTCGATCACTCGCGGCACGAGGATCCGCGGAAACTCGGCGAGCGAGTGACGGAAGGTCGCCGCGTTCCGCGCCTCGATGCGGTAGTCCAACTCGTCGGCGAGTGCCCGTTCGAGCTGCTGAATGATTCCGGCGAGGTCGACGCGGGCGCCGGCGTTCGTGTGATCCTCGAGAAAGTCGGCGAGCTCGCGGAAGAACGCGATGTCGCCACCCAGCTGCTCGCGAAGTCCCGGCCGTTGAACCTTGACGACGACGCTCCGGCCGTCGCGCAGCGACGCCGCGTGCGCCTGCCCCAGGCTCGCGGAGCCGAGTGGATGCGGGTCGAAGGACATGAAGAGCTTGCTCAGCCGGCCCTGTAGCTCGTGCTCGACGATGTCGCGAATGTCGTCGAACGGAACCGGTGGAACGTCGTCTTGCAATTGCTCCAGCTCGGCGATGTACGGCGGCGGCAACAGGTCCGGCCGTGTCGAGAGCGCTTGGCCGAGCTTGATGTACGCGGGGCCGAGCTCGACGAGCCGCCGCCGAAACGCTTTGGCGCGTTCGGGGCTCGCGTCCACACCGACGCCGACGTCGTCAGGCTGGTTCGCGAGTCCATGCAGCCCTTGCTGCCGCGCGAAATCCGCGAGGCCGTATCGGCTGAACAGCCCGACAGTGGCCGAAAGCCGTGAAAGGTTGCGTGGCGCCAGAAGCATCACAGGCTCATGGGCAGCAACCGTGCCGGTCGCTAACCCGCTGTGCCGGCGCTCAGCCCGTCGATCACGTGTCTTTGTGTAGGACCGTGATGTCGTTGGTCCCCGCCATCGCCTTGCGCCAGAGTTTTGCGCGTTCGTCCAGCTGGTCGAGGGCGACGTCCATTGTGAAACGGTCCGGACGCAGTCGCGCCGTCACCTCCGACCACTCGAGCGGCGTCGAAACGGTTGCGTCCACGCGCGGCCGCACGGAAAAGGCGGACGCGACGCTCTTGCCCACGATGTTTTGCAGGTAGTCGACATATACAGTCCCCGAAGGCCGGGACGCGCGACTGCGGACGACCGTCGCGACCTTGGGCATCTCAGCCGCAATCCGCGTGGCGATGATTTGGGCCACGAGCAGCGCCGCCTCCTGGTTGGTCTTCGGCGGCAACGGAAGCACGATGTGAAGGCCATGCGATCCCGACGTCTTCACACCTGCCGTGAGTCCGTCGTCATCGAGAAGTGCCTTGATGGCGCGAGCTACCGCGACCACTGCGCCGAATGAAGCCTTGGGCCCGGGATCGAGGTCGAGGATCGTGTAGTCGGGAAAGCCCAGCGACCCCACGCGCGAGTGCCACGGATGTAGCTCGATGGCTCCGAGTTGCACGCAATAGAGGAGCGTGAACAGGTCGCCGCCGATGATGCGCCGACCCGAGGTGCTCTCCGACGGGACCGTCTCGATGCGGAGAGACGACGGCGCATCGTCGGGCGCGGTCTGTTGAAAAAACGGCTTCGCCTCGACGCCGTTCGGGTAGCGCTTGAGAACGAGCGGGCGTCCCTCGATCAGCGGCAGAATCGCCTTTGCCGCACGCGCGTAGTAGCGCATGAGGTCACCCTTGGTGCGCTTCGCCTTCGGGAAGTACACCTTCCCAAGGTTGGTCACCGACAGCGGCTCTGCTAACGGAATGTCGACACGCCCGCTTCCGCCCGCCTCCTCGACGACGTCGAGCGCTTTTACGACAGCCGCTGACTCGGCCGCCGAATGTCGAGTGCGGCGCCGCACGGTCTCCGCTGCTTTCGTGGGTGTCACCGGTCGCGAGGAACGGCGGTGTGGCCGCTCCGGCATGTCCGGTCCCGCGGGCATCGAGACCGGCTTTGAACCTGACGTGATCTCATCCATCCGCCGCCCTGAGGCAACGGATGCGACGTCGTCAGACGCCAGCGTGTCGTCGGTCACGACGAACTCGTCGGCGTGCTTGATCAGCAGCCACTCTCGCCCGCTGCTGCGCTCTCGACCCCGTC
The window above is part of the Gemmatimonadaceae bacterium genome. Proteins encoded here:
- a CDS encoding AarF/UbiB family protein, which codes for MLLAPRNLSRLSATVGLFSRYGLADFARQQGLHGLANQPDDVGVGVDASPERAKAFRRRLVELGPAYIKLGQALSTRPDLLPPPYIAELEQLQDDVPPVPFDDIRDIVEHELQGRLSKLFMSFDPHPLGSASLGQAHAASLRDGRSVVVKVQRPGLREQLGGDIAFFRELADFLEDHTNAGARVDLAGIIQQLERALADELDYRIEARNAATFRHSLAEFPRILVPRVIEAYSTSCVLTTERVRGTKVSDISPLVRLEHDFAPVAADLTRAYLKQITLDGHFHADPHPGNVFVLLPESDNPATPSEIRATDRRREKRQPVTPLSRIERQAQDDAAPTPRDLDVRLALIDFGMTARLSTGMREQVVRLLMDMTENRGEDAADALTEIGDELPSFDRTRFVNQIASLITRDFDSTIGAIDTGSLLYDLINISFREGLRLPSELTLLAKAMVNLDAVTRAIDPTFSPIQTIRDYGKQLAAERARRDISPRRLAELAIQGSELAMALPHRIDLITSRLASNEFQTTVEVPQLTSLIEAMQKVANRVFSGLVLAGVLVASAMVLPNRRILGTAGFLLAGIIGVWMVLAIVWSDRKPPGQ
- the ligD gene encoding non-homologous end-joining DNA ligase, which gives rise to MAKRLRSRSHPKTGRSAPDTLVEYRRKRDFSRTREPAGGVENPRVGTLAFVIQKHHASHLHFDLRLEVEGVMKSWAVPKGPSRDPSVKRLAMQVEDHPIAYNAFEGTIPKGEYGGGTVMIWDRGTYTSPDGDEDAIRQALERGTLKFTLEGERLRGTWTLVKLRGRGRERSSGREWLLIKHADEFVVTDDTLASDDVASVASGRRMDEITSGSKPVSMPAGPDMPERPHRRSSRPVTPTKAAETVRRRTRHSAAESAAVVKALDVVEEAGGSGRVDIPLAEPLSVTNLGKVYFPKAKRTKGDLMRYYARAAKAILPLIEGRPLVLKRYPNGVEAKPFFQQTAPDDAPSSLRIETVPSESTSGRRIIGGDLFTLLYCVQLGAIELHPWHSRVGSLGFPDYTILDLDPGPKASFGAVVAVARAIKALLDDDGLTAGVKTSGSHGLHIVLPLPPKTNQEAALLVAQIIATRIAAEMPKVATVVRSRASRPSGTVYVDYLQNIVGKSVASAFSVRPRVDATVSTPLEWSEVTARLRPDRFTMDVALDQLDERAKLWRKAMAGTNDITVLHKDT